One part of the Burkholderia latens genome encodes these proteins:
- a CDS encoding sensor histidine kinase has protein sequence MKRPSFSTQLVMLWALVAALCATLVALVWIVARSAESEQIAGARAQGAAACEAVAARYAGSVQPSARRPDPEPMHAILDIVLAHAPDVEGGFWTRDGAGGDGRFLAYAFPTYQGSGIKRDVPEAETPLIVRTLGAAAATRATATNVVEGAQDAVVAVACPVPAGPDLFVWMLTRAHPPLGRHGELLATGLAAVLAVLLAIAAALAFALRRWKRNLGRVEAALSPAARAAHLPRVGEPDLDRIIDAFNAHARQAERLQQQAGELAARLAQAERFGMLGKLAAQLAHEIRNPMGAMRLKAENALVADCGRQQDALRVILAQIARIDTQLSGLLALTQPVSPHIARVDLDAWLPAVVDAHRELAQRQSVALACKPDGRGERFAPPSDNPAFDPDQMRRALDNLLLNALRHAGDGGAVSVTAVRTTADAGATLRFTVSDTGPGVPDAQRERIFEPFVTGRADGTGLGLAVVREVAAAHGGRAWLDATPGGASFVIEIPWQPS, from the coding sequence ATGAAGCGCCCGTCGTTCTCCACCCAACTCGTGATGTTGTGGGCACTCGTTGCCGCATTGTGCGCGACGCTGGTCGCGCTCGTGTGGATCGTGGCCCGTTCCGCCGAGAGTGAACAGATCGCCGGCGCGCGCGCGCAGGGCGCGGCCGCATGCGAGGCGGTCGCGGCCCGCTATGCGGGCTCGGTGCAGCCGTCCGCCCGGCGACCCGATCCCGAGCCGATGCACGCGATCCTCGACATCGTGCTCGCGCACGCGCCGGACGTCGAAGGCGGCTTCTGGACGCGCGACGGTGCCGGCGGCGATGGCCGTTTTCTCGCCTATGCATTTCCAACCTATCAGGGCAGCGGCATCAAGCGCGACGTGCCGGAAGCGGAAACGCCGCTGATCGTTCGCACGCTGGGCGCGGCGGCCGCTACGCGCGCCACTGCGACGAACGTCGTCGAAGGCGCGCAGGATGCGGTCGTGGCGGTTGCGTGTCCGGTGCCGGCGGGGCCGGATCTGTTCGTCTGGATGCTGACCCGCGCGCATCCGCCGCTCGGCCGGCATGGCGAACTGCTCGCGACGGGGCTCGCGGCGGTGCTCGCGGTGCTTCTCGCGATCGCCGCGGCGCTCGCGTTCGCGTTGCGCCGCTGGAAGCGCAATCTCGGCCGCGTCGAGGCGGCACTGTCGCCGGCGGCGCGCGCCGCGCACCTGCCGCGTGTCGGCGAGCCGGATCTGGACCGGATCATCGACGCGTTCAACGCGCATGCGCGGCAAGCCGAGCGATTGCAGCAGCAGGCCGGCGAACTGGCCGCGCGGCTCGCGCAGGCCGAGCGCTTCGGCATGCTCGGCAAGCTCGCCGCGCAGCTCGCGCATGAGATTCGCAACCCGATGGGCGCGATGCGGCTGAAGGCCGAGAATGCGCTCGTCGCCGACTGCGGCCGCCAGCAGGACGCGCTGCGCGTCATCCTCGCGCAGATCGCCCGGATCGACACGCAGCTGTCGGGGCTGCTCGCGCTCACGCAGCCGGTGAGCCCGCACATCGCGCGCGTCGATCTCGATGCATGGCTGCCGGCGGTCGTCGACGCACACCGCGAGCTCGCGCAGCGCCAGTCGGTCGCGCTCGCATGCAAGCCCGACGGGCGCGGCGAGCGGTTCGCGCCGCCGTCCGACAACCCGGCGTTCGATCCCGACCAGATGCGCCGCGCGCTCGACAACCTGCTGCTCAATGCGCTGCGCCATGCGGGCGACGGCGGCGCGGTGTCGGTCACGGCCGTGCGCACGACGGCCGATGCAGGCGCGACGCTGCGGTTCACGGTGTCCGATACGGGCCCGGGCGTGCCCGATGCGCAACGCGAGCGGATCTTCGAGCCGTTCGTGACGGGCCGCGCGGACGGCACGGGCCTGGGCCTCGCAGTCGTGCGCGAAGTGGCGGCCGCGCACGGCGGCCGCGCGTGGCTCGATGCGACGCCGGGCGGCGCTTCTTTCGTGATCGAGATTCCATGGCAACCATCCTGA
- a CDS encoding mannuronate-specific alginate lyase produces the protein MRDSKKRLAFAALLAAAAFCCASAPVRACGVPAAVASIDPPGYYDDAAGYARAVKPMRDFIARLNSAADRGDWSCALALLERWSQADALMGPIDGYQGYFERSWAGTDFAMVILRMPRDVRDANRARLDALGPWLERIAIATRNAEAINRLHNNLVYWAGLDLIATGTVTGDASLVDSGLVRVREGIRDIGPDGTLAREVKRGNRALHYHTFALLPLVFAAELVQRRHIDLYRENDGAIGRLANLVIDAVNDPASFAKITPVPQTLFPWTLRDELSWVEPYYARFGDRRLQAMIAPRRPFTEWRLGGNVTAAWGVPLH, from the coding sequence ATGCGCGATTCGAAGAAGCGTCTGGCGTTCGCCGCGCTGCTCGCAGCCGCCGCATTCTGCTGCGCGTCGGCGCCCGTGCGCGCGTGCGGCGTGCCCGCCGCCGTGGCGAGCATCGATCCGCCCGGCTATTACGACGATGCGGCAGGCTACGCACGCGCGGTCAAACCGATGCGCGACTTCATCGCGCGGCTCAATTCCGCTGCCGATCGCGGCGACTGGTCGTGCGCGCTCGCATTGCTGGAACGCTGGTCGCAAGCCGACGCGCTGATGGGGCCGATCGACGGTTACCAGGGATATTTCGAGCGCTCGTGGGCCGGCACCGACTTCGCGATGGTGATCCTGCGCATGCCGCGCGACGTGCGCGACGCAAACCGAGCGCGGCTCGACGCGCTCGGCCCGTGGCTCGAACGCATCGCGATCGCCACCCGCAATGCGGAAGCGATCAATCGCCTGCACAACAATCTCGTGTACTGGGCCGGGCTCGACCTGATCGCGACCGGCACCGTGACCGGCGACGCGAGCCTCGTCGATTCGGGGCTCGTGCGTGTGCGCGAAGGCATTCGCGACATCGGCCCCGACGGCACGCTTGCGCGTGAAGTGAAGCGCGGCAACCGCGCGCTGCACTATCACACGTTCGCGCTGCTGCCGCTCGTGTTCGCAGCCGAACTGGTGCAGCGGCGGCATATCGATCTCTATCGGGAAAACGATGGCGCGATCGGCCGCCTCGCGAATCTCGTGATCGACGCGGTGAACGATCCCGCGAGCTTCGCGAAGATCACGCCGGTCCCGCAGACGCTGTTTCCGTGGACGCTGCGCGACGAGCTGAGCTGGGTCGAGCCGTATTACGCCCGCTTCGGCGATCGCCGCCTGCAGGCAATGATCGCGCCGCGCCGCCCGTTCACGGAATGGCGGCTCGGCGGCAACGTGACGGCGGCATGGGGCGTGCCGCTGCACTGA